A single region of the Candidatus Cloacimonas sp. genome encodes:
- a CDS encoding T9SS type A sorting domain-containing protein — protein sequence MKNIYLIFTLLVCSILFAQPTYMPVTTIAEDFGATWCMNCPLAWQGLQAVHSVTNNNEFISARLFTTSGDLSNAMVEERFTYYNVNGLPNVIFNGATSLEGIGEGTANGADYLNALSKTRFAASPIKIVPTNFSFDRGLISGSVIMISPDVSISNARLVYYLLEDNVGEEDHILRGVLYDDIVSLAGVGDTYNFSKTFSLDPSWVISNLWGIVFLQLPDKKIVQSISSLPLPEYNFRVAMDWKTSITCDPNINYLSSPFWFFNLGASDNYTMRIQVDNAPADWYFNYCDEEGNCYPGSIDRPFSLAEGGYSSFHLNLMVGSAGTADFHFVISSPHIGEYNVPFHISAGVPVIDHTNTPNILAIKSLYPNPIKGNAIFTLSNPKNSGSATIDIFNVKGQKVQSIDNWKLSLGENDISFVPDTNLPNGIYFYRLQNSDAKAGRFLILK from the coding sequence ATGAAAAACATTTATCTGATATTTACTCTCTTGGTTTGCAGCATCCTTTTCGCTCAACCAACCTATATGCCGGTAACTACGATAGCTGAAGATTTTGGAGCTACCTGGTGTATGAATTGTCCTCTTGCCTGGCAAGGTTTGCAGGCAGTTCATTCAGTTACCAATAACAATGAATTTATCAGCGCCAGGTTATTCACGACCAGTGGAGACCTCAGCAATGCAATGGTAGAAGAAAGATTTACCTATTATAATGTAAATGGGTTACCCAATGTTATTTTCAACGGAGCGACCTCTTTAGAAGGCATAGGTGAAGGCACCGCAAACGGAGCCGATTATCTTAATGCCCTATCCAAAACTCGCTTTGCTGCCTCCCCAATTAAAATTGTGCCAACTAATTTCAGCTTTGATAGGGGTTTGATAAGCGGCTCTGTAATAATGATTTCGCCCGATGTGTCCATTTCCAATGCCCGGCTTGTATATTATCTGCTGGAAGATAATGTGGGAGAAGAAGATCATATTTTAAGAGGCGTTCTTTACGACGATATTGTTTCTTTAGCGGGTGTTGGCGACACCTATAATTTCAGCAAGACATTCAGTTTAGACCCTTCCTGGGTAATAAGTAATTTGTGGGGAATTGTTTTTCTGCAACTACCGGATAAGAAAATTGTGCAAAGCATTTCATCTCTTCCTTTGCCGGAATATAATTTCCGCGTGGCGATGGATTGGAAAACTTCCATAACCTGCGATCCGAATATTAATTATCTTTCATCGCCATTCTGGTTTTTTAATCTGGGAGCAAGTGACAATTACACGATGCGTATCCAAGTGGATAATGCCCCAGCGGATTGGTATTTTAACTATTGCGACGAAGAAGGAAACTGCTATCCTGGTTCAATAGACCGTCCTTTTTCTTTGGCTGAGGGAGGATATTCATCTTTCCATCTGAATCTTATGGTTGGCTCGGCAGGAACCGCTGATTTTCATTTTGTCATTAGCAGCCCTCATATAGGTGAATATAATGTTCCTTTCCATATTTCAGCTGGAGTGCCTGTTATCGATCATACCAATACTCCCAATATCTTGGCAATTAAGAGTTTATACCCCAATCCAATTAAAGGTAATGCCATTTTTACGCTCTCAAATCCTAAAAACAGTGGTTCTGCCACAATTGACATTTTCAATGTAAAGGGACAAAAAGTGCAGAGTATCGATAATTGGAAGTTATCTTTGGGAGAAAACGACATCAGCTTTGTACCAGATACGAATTTGCCCAACGGAATCTATTTTTACCGCCTGCAAAATAGTGACGCCAAAGCCGGACGCTTCCTCATTCTAAAATAA
- a CDS encoding DUF6754 domain-containing protein, which translates to MKKYLIIIGIILLIGISLLSTDKAKPEISQGKISEFSATDMPYDDGAGVVLKWKPLDKSYHIIYYNIYRGVSPDSLFLLSNIEVDPKLGVLSNELYFYDRGDQPLIEFETAPVNLKKEKQQSKDSPLYSHFPQQPALLASVLDRYNVLGAINNSKLYHRSAPIKKGEDLMAGLKMRHFESILGFPKAGQEYYYTILGVNERGQYLPYADIQKVVPEDNPPEPATIFSSTYFEDTGVFNFEWNPPTSSPDIAMWEGWLVPKTLTQANGGALTENWQNSAVHLFQIPNYYGSVNACYSVDTKKEGIELPQNMADYYAVLSFSDYLGQSAAVPAKHFRILNSAQQLKMPKIAVYDKINDKGDYLTVSIGRPLVFVSQALYLNKAKTALKINYEVSNNEHYKIKELRFTVLDSLGKEIGKVSEHYLDKTVHIKLPKQYEHISNMNVRIAVRTNDEQNFEDYTEQHIVYDNDNKIFRGQNIYYQNEPVNKLYYEVLTRNGFDPDFMFGNRTNGLTRSYDHSIPYESTVYERILNYDAKGKYLLLDPQLTIAIDSTNGYSFAVPLYRTKFEKDLKQQKSELDKLLDQKKMYAASALPESLQNAIQEAEGTYNFIIHHPAYLAATKAKTDKSWLKSLLSVREKNMRSYSYRLIKTDGKANFITTATFTNPKGISVFYPKSEWFDSTKYITLGASILLLVLLIYAIILSRKGDVYIRPIAGLESIEEAVGRATEMGRPLMYVPGWGTLGDPDTVASMMILGQVAKKAAEFDVRLISPHCDYMVLPMAQEIIQNSFNEVGRPDAYNPNDIFFISYDQFPFCAGVNGITVRERVATIFYMGFFNAEALLLTETGNQVGAFQIAGTDAITQVPFFITTCSYTLIGEEFYAASAYISHNPDLVSMLKASDYFKVFIIVALIVGTILATFNFTGFINALPIE; encoded by the coding sequence ATGAAGAAATATCTTATAATTATCGGTATCATTCTTTTGATCGGGATTTCTTTGCTTTCTACAGATAAAGCAAAACCGGAAATTTCGCAAGGTAAAATTTCTGAATTCAGCGCTACCGATATGCCTTATGACGATGGTGCAGGCGTAGTTTTAAAATGGAAACCACTGGATAAATCTTACCACATTATATACTACAATATTTATAGAGGCGTGAGCCCCGATTCTCTGTTTTTGCTTAGCAACATAGAAGTTGATCCTAAATTGGGTGTTTTATCCAATGAATTATACTTTTATGATAGAGGCGACCAGCCGTTGATTGAATTTGAAACGGCTCCCGTAAATCTGAAAAAGGAAAAACAGCAAAGTAAAGACAGCCCTTTATACAGTCATTTTCCTCAACAACCGGCATTGCTTGCTTCTGTTTTGGATCGTTACAATGTTTTAGGCGCCATCAACAATTCTAAGCTTTATCATCGTTCCGCACCCATAAAAAAGGGTGAGGACCTAATGGCTGGCTTGAAAATGCGTCATTTTGAATCCATTCTTGGTTTTCCGAAAGCAGGACAGGAATATTATTATACAATATTGGGCGTGAATGAAAGAGGGCAATATCTACCCTATGCTGACATTCAAAAAGTGGTTCCTGAGGATAATCCTCCTGAACCGGCCACCATATTTTCCAGCACTTATTTTGAAGATACGGGAGTGTTTAATTTTGAGTGGAATCCACCAACTTCCAGTCCAGATATAGCAATGTGGGAGGGCTGGTTGGTTCCGAAAACATTAACCCAAGCAAACGGTGGAGCCCTAACTGAAAATTGGCAAAATAGCGCCGTGCATCTATTTCAAATTCCCAATTATTACGGCTCGGTAAATGCCTGTTACAGTGTAGATACAAAAAAGGAAGGCATAGAACTTCCACAAAATATGGCGGATTATTATGCCGTTCTTTCTTTTAGTGATTATCTGGGTCAGAGTGCAGCAGTGCCAGCAAAACACTTTCGCATCCTAAATTCTGCGCAGCAGCTTAAAATGCCCAAAATAGCTGTTTACGATAAAATTAACGATAAAGGCGATTATTTAACCGTTTCCATTGGCAGGCCTTTGGTCTTTGTTAGCCAGGCGTTATATTTGAATAAAGCCAAAACCGCTTTAAAGATCAACTATGAGGTCTCCAATAACGAGCATTACAAAATTAAGGAATTGCGCTTTACCGTGTTGGATTCTTTGGGCAAAGAAATTGGCAAGGTCTCGGAACATTATTTGGATAAAACAGTTCATATCAAGCTTCCCAAACAATATGAACATATTAGCAATATGAATGTCCGGATTGCAGTTAGAACCAATGACGAACAAAATTTTGAGGATTATACCGAGCAGCACATTGTTTATGATAACGACAATAAAATCTTCCGCGGGCAAAACATCTATTATCAAAATGAGCCCGTGAATAAACTTTACTACGAAGTTCTTACGCGTAACGGTTTTGATCCTGATTTTATGTTTGGAAATCGGACTAATGGTTTAACCCGTTCCTACGATCATTCCATTCCTTATGAAAGCACCGTTTATGAAAGAATTTTGAATTATGACGCCAAGGGTAAATATCTGCTTTTAGATCCTCAGCTTACGATTGCCATTGATTCTACGAATGGTTATAGCTTTGCGGTTCCTCTTTATAGAACTAAATTTGAAAAAGACCTGAAACAGCAAAAGTCAGAGCTTGATAAACTCCTTGATCAGAAGAAAATGTATGCTGCGTCCGCACTGCCAGAATCCTTGCAAAATGCAATTCAAGAGGCAGAAGGAACCTATAATTTTATTATCCATCATCCTGCCTATCTTGCCGCCACGAAAGCCAAAACTGATAAGTCCTGGCTAAAATCATTGCTTTCCGTGCGAGAAAAAAATATGCGCAGTTATTCCTATCGTCTTATTAAAACGGATGGAAAGGCAAATTTCATCACCACTGCCACCTTCACAAATCCTAAAGGAATTTCCGTATTTTATCCTAAAAGCGAATGGTTTGATTCTACCAAATACATCACTTTAGGTGCCTCCATTTTGCTATTGGTTTTGCTAATCTATGCCATCATCCTCAGTCGAAAGGGAGATGTTTATATTAGACCAATTGCTGGATTGGAATCTATTGAAGAGGCAGTTGGCAGAGCCACGGAAATGGGTCGTCCTTTAATGTATGTTCCCGGCTGGGGAACTTTAGGAGATCCGGATACCGTTGCCAGTATGATGATTTTGGGTCAGGTAGCTAAAAAAGCCGCAGAATTTGATGTTCGCTTAATTTCTCCGCATTGTGATTATATGGTTTTGCCCATGGCTCAGGAAATCATCCAAAATTCTTTTAATGAAGTGGGGCGTCCCGATGCCTATAATCCCAATGACATATTCTTCATTTCTTATGACCAGTTTCCTTTCTGTGCCGGAGTTAACGGCATAACAGTCAGGGAAAGAGTTGCCACCATATTTTATATGGGATTTTTCAATGCGGAAGCTTTGCTCTTAACGGAAACAGGAAATCAGGTGGGTGCCTTTCAAATTGCTGGAACAGATGCCATTACCCAGGTGCCTTTCTTCATTACTACCTGTTCTTATACTTTGATTGGAGAAGAATTTTACGCTGCTTCCGCCTACATTTCGCATAATCCTGATTTGGTCAGTATGCTAAAGGCCTCGGATTATTTCAAAGTGTTTATTATCGTTGCCTTGATTGTGGGGACAATTCTTGCCACTTTCAACTTTACAGGTTTTATAAACGCATTACCGATAGAATAG
- a CDS encoding DUF6754 domain-containing protein, whose protein sequence is MNLNRSRLILLLLFIFIIVGTVIIAQKQPETEKYVVDDFRVEDIPADDGSGLMLSWKPLERNKRIIEYRVYRGVSPDQLFFLEAIPVNVKTGVASERMYYYDNSGSEFFDISSPRHLKKEKQQGKNSPLYEKMPRDIAFLADMSGKYSLLSVSEKNNYYYRSQKVTLDKLPQSKAESSFPKEGETYAGLKNNQQTVLCFLNPGEKYYYTVVAVNERRQYQKPANISFGIPYPNPPEPASEFYSVVLEDSRELRFEWELPIFRSDIVQYRVHQIPALADSMWNIMRNNPGLLREKTAVLNQGLVGYGSLKNYCKYSIPREDSLSIYKNSRYALELIDADGYSSFSALTKPRLKNSYNLPAKPIFTMEDKPNDKGDRLTVVWDSPICFVVKTTALNSNFTKFRVNYQLNQTETQKVDNIYFEFYKKGETTPFVRLNEFYQDNSVILQVPDGYNYKKGFRVKIAMKGKPEIPEDYYLEQDLEYDPQMLAIMPTKALYRNGKNVSKIDNVVYRKSVSSPQLTLVKRNTSYDNSLDVTIPYASMIQKPVEGFCYAKGDSFITVINGERQARKLKNGDKTTPLALLSPKLDLVYDKKNETRIETNIFPDLGKKEAEEKVKELTKQLSELQTQKAMLTDPAMAEPINQNIEQIQKQLNAYGKNENLLSANKIAGRKSRMRYIAKIREDYNRWTSYQVVRTDGKGLFTESDMLKDGDEIKYMKPVSNVFDTNKYTTLVAMIIFGIMVVVFINLARRGKNLYIRPIAGLEEIDTAVGRATEMGRPMMYMMGNGSLSDVATIASMGILSLVARKAAEYDIKLIVPVYNYIVMPIVQEIVRDAHYSVGRPDSFDKNNVFFLTDVQFAYVAGVNGIMIRERSATNFFMGYFAAEALLMTETGNYLGSYQIAGTDAVTQIPFFITTCDYTLIGEELYAASSYLNREPMQLGTLKAQDYYKFLIFAFVIAGAVLSSFQLTGLTEIFPIK, encoded by the coding sequence ATGAATTTGAATAGAAGTCGCCTAATCCTTCTTCTGCTGTTTATTTTTATCATAGTAGGAACGGTAATTATAGCGCAGAAACAGCCAGAGACGGAAAAATATGTTGTAGATGACTTCCGGGTTGAAGATATTCCTGCAGATGATGGTAGTGGATTAATGCTTTCCTGGAAACCGCTGGAACGAAACAAACGCATAATTGAATATCGAGTTTACCGGGGAGTAAGTCCTGATCAATTATTCTTTTTAGAAGCCATTCCCGTGAATGTGAAGACCGGAGTCGCTTCTGAGCGAATGTATTATTACGACAATTCTGGCAGCGAATTTTTTGATATATCCTCTCCTCGCCATTTAAAAAAGGAGAAGCAGCAAGGCAAGAACAGTCCTCTTTACGAAAAAATGCCGCGGGACATTGCGTTTTTAGCTGATATGTCCGGAAAATATTCTCTGCTTTCCGTTAGTGAAAAGAACAATTACTATTACAGAAGCCAAAAAGTGACTCTCGACAAATTGCCGCAATCAAAAGCGGAAAGTTCTTTTCCTAAAGAAGGTGAGACCTATGCTGGTTTGAAGAATAATCAGCAAACGGTGCTCTGTTTTTTAAATCCGGGTGAAAAATATTATTATACTGTAGTGGCGGTGAATGAAAGGCGTCAATATCAAAAACCAGCTAATATATCTTTTGGAATCCCTTATCCAAATCCGCCTGAACCCGCATCTGAATTTTACAGTGTAGTTTTGGAAGATAGTAGAGAGCTGAGATTTGAATGGGAATTGCCTATTTTTCGGTCGGACATAGTTCAATATCGCGTTCATCAAATTCCGGCGTTGGCAGATTCGATGTGGAATATTATGCGCAATAATCCTGGGCTTTTACGGGAAAAGACAGCGGTATTGAATCAGGGATTAGTTGGCTATGGTTCTTTGAAGAATTACTGTAAATACTCCATTCCTCGGGAAGATTCCCTTAGTATATACAAAAATTCTCGTTACGCCTTGGAATTAATAGATGCTGATGGTTATAGCAGTTTTTCCGCTCTAACGAAGCCACGGTTGAAAAACAGTTACAATCTTCCCGCCAAACCCATATTTACGATGGAAGACAAACCCAATGACAAAGGTGATCGTTTAACGGTGGTTTGGGATAGTCCCATCTGTTTTGTGGTGAAAACGACTGCGCTAAATAGCAATTTTACCAAATTTAGAGTAAACTATCAGTTAAATCAAACCGAAACCCAAAAAGTGGATAACATCTATTTTGAATTTTACAAGAAAGGGGAAACCACTCCTTTTGTCCGTCTGAACGAATTTTATCAAGATAATAGCGTAATTTTGCAAGTGCCCGATGGTTATAATTATAAAAAGGGATTCCGTGTGAAAATTGCTATGAAAGGCAAACCGGAAATTCCGGAGGATTACTATCTGGAACAGGATTTGGAATATGATCCTCAAATGCTGGCGATTATGCCCACCAAGGCACTTTACCGAAATGGCAAAAATGTTTCCAAGATAGACAATGTGGTGTATAGGAAAAGTGTGTCTTCTCCGCAGTTAACTTTGGTGAAACGCAATACATCTTATGATAATTCTTTGGATGTAACCATTCCTTATGCCAGTATGATTCAGAAACCGGTAGAGGGATTTTGCTATGCCAAAGGCGATTCTTTCATTACTGTCATCAACGGAGAACGCCAGGCACGCAAATTAAAAAATGGAGATAAAACCACTCCTCTCGCTTTGCTTTCGCCCAAGCTTGATCTGGTTTATGATAAAAAGAATGAAACCCGGATTGAAACTAATATTTTCCCCGATTTAGGCAAAAAAGAAGCGGAAGAAAAAGTAAAAGAACTTACCAAACAACTTTCCGAGCTGCAAACCCAAAAAGCAATGTTAACTGATCCCGCAATGGCTGAACCAATAAATCAAAACATTGAACAGATTCAAAAACAGCTGAATGCCTATGGCAAAAATGAAAATCTGCTCTCCGCCAACAAGATAGCCGGCAGAAAAAGCCGCATGCGCTATATAGCCAAAATTAGAGAGGACTATAATCGCTGGACAAGTTATCAAGTTGTGCGCACTGATGGGAAAGGACTTTTTACCGAAAGCGATATGTTGAAAGACGGGGACGAAATAAAATATATGAAACCCGTCTCCAATGTGTTTGATACTAATAAATACACTACTTTGGTAGCAATGATCATCTTCGGGATAATGGTAGTGGTCTTTATCAATTTAGCCAGACGGGGCAAGAATTTATACATTCGTCCCATAGCCGGTTTGGAAGAAATTGACACGGCTGTCGGCAGAGCTACAGAAATGGGACGCCCAATGATGTATATGATGGGAAATGGTTCTTTGAGTGATGTGGCCACTATTGCCTCGATGGGAATTTTAAGTTTGGTGGCTCGTAAAGCGGCAGAATATGACATAAAACTAATTGTTCCCGTCTATAATTACATAGTGATGCCCATCGTTCAAGAAATTGTTAGAGATGCACATTACTCTGTAGGCCGTCCGGATAGTTTTGATAAAAACAATGTATTTTTTTTAACCGATGTTCAATTTGCCTATGTGGCAGGTGTGAATGGAATAATGATTCGGGAGCGGTCGGCAACTAATTTCTTTATGGGTTATTTTGCAGCCGAGGCATTGTTGATGACGGAAACCGGTAACTATTTGGGTTCATATCAGATAGCTGGAACCGATGCCGTTACTCAAATCCCCTTTTTTATTACTACTTGTGATTATACTTTAATCGGAGAAGAGCTTTATGCCGCTTCTTCCTATTTAAATCGTGAACCGATGCAGCTGGGAACTTTGAAGGCACAGGACTATTATAAATTCCTCATTTTTGCTTTTGTAATTGCCGGAGCGGTGCTTTCCAGTTTTCAATTGACGGGTTTAACTGAAATATTTCCTATTAAATAA
- a CDS encoding FumA C-terminus/TtdB family hydratase beta subunit yields MKTYDLTLPLSTADIAKLNRTDKVLLTGCLYTARDATHKRIVNILQKGEKLPFSLADVALFYCGPSPIRPGNICGAIGPTTSARMDIYTPFLLQNGLKVMIGKGDRSPEVQKAITEYGAVYFIMPGGISAYLSQHIVSCETYLWQDLGPEAIYKLWVKDIPVYVHSK; encoded by the coding sequence ATGAAAACTTATGATCTTACATTGCCTCTTAGCACAGCTGATATTGCCAAATTAAACAGGACTGACAAAGTTCTGTTAACCGGCTGCCTCTATACTGCCAGAGATGCAACGCATAAAAGAATCGTTAATATTTTGCAAAAGGGAGAAAAACTTCCCTTCAGTTTGGCTGATGTTGCTTTATTTTATTGCGGTCCCAGTCCAATCCGACCCGGAAATATCTGTGGAGCCATAGGTCCCACAACCAGTGCAAGAATGGATATTTATACCCCGTTTTTACTCCAAAATGGTTTAAAAGTTATGATCGGCAAAGGAGATCGCTCTCCTGAAGTTCAGAAAGCCATAACTGAATATGGAGCTGTCTATTTTATTATGCCAGGAGGGATTTCCGCCTACCTATCTCAGCATATTGTTTCCTGTGAAACATATCTTTGGCAGGACTTGGGTCCCGAGGCCATCTATAAACTTTGGGTGAAAGATATTCCTGTGTATGTTCATAGTAAATAG
- a CDS encoding fumarate hydratase yields the protein MNYRYVLCETIESELSQAITDITFNPDQELATLLKKALLGETNEIARDILNCMLKNIELAPKIEIPLCQDTGTLVVFAEIGNKCIIEGPPLPQIINNTLTKVSSELFLRSSILKDPLLQRENSETNSPAIIHIDIVDGDKLKLQIAQKGGGAENMSRLKMFTPSAEPKEIINFAIETVQLAGGKACPPLIIGIGIGGNFENCALLAKKALFQPLTSKNPLAEYATLEQDILAGVNNTGIGVQGLGGNNTALTVHILTAPCHIASLPVAVNVQCHSHRHKEIII from the coding sequence ATGAATTACCGCTATGTTTTATGTGAAACAATTGAGTCCGAACTCTCCCAAGCCATTACTGACATTACTTTTAACCCTGATCAGGAATTAGCGACTTTGCTAAAAAAAGCCCTTCTTGGCGAAACGAATGAAATTGCCAGAGATATTCTAAACTGTATGCTGAAAAATATAGAACTGGCTCCTAAAATAGAAATTCCTCTTTGCCAAGATACGGGAACTTTAGTTGTTTTTGCTGAAATTGGAAACAAATGTATTATTGAAGGTCCGCCTTTACCGCAAATTATCAATAATACCCTCACTAAGGTCTCTTCAGAATTATTTTTGCGCTCTTCCATCTTGAAAGACCCCCTTTTGCAGAGAGAAAATTCTGAAACCAACTCCCCGGCTATAATCCATATTGACATTGTGGATGGTGATAAACTGAAATTGCAAATTGCTCAAAAGGGTGGCGGAGCCGAAAATATGAGTCGGCTAAAAATGTTCACTCCTTCTGCTGAACCTAAAGAAATTATAAATTTTGCCATAGAGACAGTTCAACTGGCAGGTGGCAAAGCATGCCCTCCTTTAATTATCGGAATTGGCATAGGAGGTAATTTTGAGAACTGTGCTCTTTTAGCTAAAAAGGCATTATTTCAACCCCTAACCAGTAAAAATCCATTAGCGGAATATGCCACCTTGGAACAGGATATTTTGGCTGGCGTAAACAATACCGGAATCGGAGTTCAGGGTTTGGGAGGAAATAATACCGCTCTAACTGTTCATATTTTAACTGCACCTTGTCATATTGCTTCTTTGCCTGTAGCGGTAAATGTGCAATGTCATTCTCATCGGCACAAGGAAATAATTATCTAA
- a CDS encoding DUF58 domain-containing protein, with protein sequence MPLLSEETLVRLNKFQLTAKSIVEGFLVGLHKSPFHGFSAEFSDHRQYNPGEPLKDLDWKLLAKTERYYVKRYEEETNLRCYVLLDHSKSMFFSSGKNSKMEYATKLAGALIWLMIAQKDAAGLYTFNNKITAAYPPKAIRTYTSQLFTALLDLQAEDQTDLLTPLHQIAEIIKKRSLIIVISDLLDEPEKIMEALKHFRARNHEVLVFHIIDPKEEKFDYKREAQFIDSETGEKITVSPWQIHKEYQENYHNFTNFLKKECYKHQIEYNAVDTHTPIEDLLLKYLIKRQKG encoded by the coding sequence ATGCCCCTTTTATCCGAAGAGACATTAGTCCGCCTAAACAAATTTCAGCTAACTGCCAAAAGCATCGTGGAAGGTTTCCTTGTGGGTTTGCATAAATCACCTTTTCATGGTTTCAGCGCTGAATTTTCCGATCACAGACAATATAATCCGGGCGAACCGTTAAAAGACCTCGATTGGAAACTTTTGGCTAAAACTGAGCGTTATTATGTCAAACGCTATGAAGAAGAAACCAATCTGCGCTGCTATGTCCTTTTAGATCATAGCAAATCAATGTTTTTCAGTTCCGGCAAAAACAGCAAAATGGAATATGCCACAAAACTCGCCGGTGCTTTAATTTGGCTGATGATTGCTCAAAAGGATGCCGCCGGACTTTATACCTTTAATAACAAAATTACTGCCGCCTATCCTCCCAAAGCAATTAGAACCTATACTTCTCAATTGTTTACCGCTCTTTTGGATTTGCAAGCGGAAGATCAAACCGATTTATTAACTCCTCTGCATCAAATTGCGGAAATAATCAAAAAACGCTCGTTGATTATCGTTATCAGTGATCTCTTAGATGAACCCGAAAAGATAATGGAAGCGCTAAAACATTTCCGTGCCAGGAACCACGAAGTATTAGTTTTTCACATAATTGACCCCAAAGAAGAAAAGTTTGATTACAAAAGGGAAGCCCAATTCATCGATAGCGAGACCGGAGAAAAAATAACCGTTTCCCCTTGGCAAATTCATAAGGAATATCAGGAAAATTATCATAACTTTACCAACTTTCTCAAAAAAGAATGCTACAAACATCAAATTGAATATAATGCCGTAGATACGCACACTCCTATTGAGGATTTACTATTGAAGTATCTTATCAAAAGGCAAAAGGGTTAG
- a CDS encoding lysophospholipid acyltransferase family protein — protein sequence MFFRKLHCFLWHLWLATIYFVKATFIRIFTRDKIKRRLRYLHNNARISQSFIRSFKIELQINHPERLREIQNSAYLAVSNHTTYLDIILLASMEQFVFITSTEMRGIPFLGKITRNGGCLYTNRNKYVSLPAEIDNFAATLQQGFKVLLFPEGTSTDGRTVHPFHKSLFQIALKAKCLVLPLCIKYIALDGKKIDNDTQDTIFWYGDMPFLKHYFKLIGHQIAAEIDILEAVPYQENRRRQELSDLVYSQILLSYLQRESFIDKQCGSIGVET from the coding sequence ATGTTTTTCAGGAAATTACATTGCTTCCTTTGGCATTTATGGCTCGCTACCATTTATTTCGTAAAAGCCACTTTTATCCGCATTTTTACCCGGGATAAGATAAAACGCCGTCTGCGTTATTTACACAATAACGCCAGAATCAGCCAAAGTTTTATCCGCTCTTTTAAGATAGAGCTTCAAATCAATCATCCTGAACGCCTGCGAGAAATACAAAACAGTGCTTATTTAGCCGTTTCCAATCATACTACCTATCTTGATATAATCCTGCTCGCTTCTATGGAACAATTTGTGTTCATTACTTCTACGGAAATGCGAGGAATTCCTTTTTTAGGGAAAATAACGCGTAATGGCGGTTGTTTATATACCAATCGCAATAAATATGTGTCTCTGCCAGCTGAAATTGATAATTTCGCTGCCACTCTTCAGCAGGGTTTTAAGGTCTTGCTTTTTCCCGAAGGAACGAGTACCGATGGCAGGACAGTTCATCCCTTTCATAAATCCCTCTTTCAAATTGCCCTAAAAGCAAAATGTCTTGTTTTGCCACTTTGTATCAAATACATTGCCCTTGATGGCAAAAAAATTGATAATGACACTCAGGACACCATTTTCTGGTATGGAGATATGCCTTTTCTAAAACACTATTTCAAGCTGATCGGTCATCAAATAGCAGCGGAAATTGATATCTTGGAAGCAGTTCCCTATCAGGAAAACAGAAGAAGACAAGAATTATCCGATTTGGTTTATAGCCAAATATTATTATCTTATCTACAAAGAGAAAGTTTTATTGACAAACAATGCGGTTCCATAGGTGTTGAAACATAA